One window of the Diospyros lotus cultivar Yz01 chromosome 12, ASM1463336v1, whole genome shotgun sequence genome contains the following:
- the LOC127787577 gene encoding uncharacterized protein LOC127787577 — MMTTNIAESLNKCMMKARRLPITSAHEFLRHMLQKWFSDRRATTDKIVTEITFAALAHINFAHSKTLDRGCSVVPIIHRNKFLVKHAKEGDGIINIDAKTFSCHKWDLDQLPCLHAVAASSFMQVHYNSFCHPYYTTSWVKKAYELPINPVSNKSAWVIATHVRRVVVQPPVQRRQPGRPREGRIPSSGEARRRKKCGKCSAQGHNRLSFPNEWSSSIGESSTAATTIESRDAVVATTRASRKCSICKETRHTRRRCPIQLSNQGDDNFGNDLNNQ; from the exons atgatgaccaccaatattgccgagtctctcaataaatgcatgatgaaagcacgtcggttgcctataacgagtgcacatgaatttttgagacatatgctTCAAAAATGGTTTAGCGACAGACGTGCTACTACTGACAAGATTGTAACTGAGATTACCTTCGCTGCATTGGCACATATCAACTTTGCCCATAGCAAAACATTAGATAGAGGATGTAGTGTAGTTCCTATAATACACAGAAACAAGTTCCTCGTAAAACATGCAAAGGAAGGCGATGGGATCATTAACATTGATGCGAAAACATTCAGTTGTCATAAATGGGATCTTGATCAATTACCGTGTCTTCATGCAGTTGCTGCTAGCAG TTTCATGCAGGTGCACTATAATTCGTTTTGTCATCCATATTACACTACAAGCTGGGTCAAAAAAGCATATGAACTTCCCATCAATCCGGTCTCTAACAAGTCCGCTTGGGTTATTGCTACACATGTTAGAAGGGTGGTTGTACAACCACCCGTACAAAGAAGACAACCAGGTAGACCAAGAGAGGGTCGGATTCCTTCTAGTGGGGAAGCTCGTCGAAggaaaaaatgtggaaaatgcagtGCACAAGGGCATAACCGTCTATCTTTCCCTAATGAATGGTCTTCTTCCATTGGAGAGTCGAGCACAGCCGCTACTACTATAGAATCAAGAGATGCTGTGGTGGCCACTACAAGAGCAAGTCGAAAATGCAGCATTTGCAAAGAGACTAGACACACTCGTCGTCGGTGCCCTATACAATTGAGCAATCAAGGTGATGATAATTTTGGCAATGATCTAAACAATCAATAG